A part of Myxococcus landrumus genomic DNA contains:
- a CDS encoding multicopper oxidase domain-containing protein translates to MAAGLSCQQDSTTASTEAPSGTEPMAPVHTEKVISEPRSFAAPACARTIHADVVALDQVYTYNRLGSFNPTGMVYALMEDVEAITPRTRMGPGNVRLKKDKRPRPLTLRANVGDCLHVNFTNWLAPTRAAIPSPSESQPGSLTGSSSSLNTFLRKLLPLWVWTPTYDRVLSFINQKPSGGRWFMSGEEKEAENDHRDNSPATRHASLHIQGLQYRNILADGANVGNNPSSLVPSGGTIDYEWYADHEGVFFFHSMGASFGGQGDGGSTAQGLFGAVNVEPAGSTWYRSKVSGTVLKTVTTGTNPDGTPLIDYSMADDKGRPYLAILDSTFKIRHGDLEAIITGYKQTVMGTSTSIDQGHFRELTAIYHDEIKAVQAFDELEWNPTFHSVRDGFGINYGVAGLGAELIANRAHIGPTKACVNCEYEEFFLESWANGDPAMNVEQDGLGKPVAALYPEDPSNVHHSYLGDPVRIRNIHAGPAETHVFHLHAHQWKYSPSVEDSNYLDSQTVGPGSAFTYDINFGGSGNRNLTAGDSIHHCHLYPHFAQGMWALWRVHDVFEAGTKDRLLPDPEIADGTPNPAVIPIPQRAMPPMPTYADAVVMTPSGPMTRPAFPGFPFYIPGMTGRRAPQPPLDLEFDGGLPRHIVTNAVGPVTYGLSGRFDVDPTALNIKLLPHDGTPMEKKAMAFHAGDFPSTLGATAPTIVPLHNDPTFGEVVKYYPAYTPLGSTGKFLVNGRKPVPGAPFADPCPARTSQRNYRAAYLQIAMQRVNRAGWHDPQARLMVLNEDVEATQDARRPPEPFFFRAESGECINFYATNLIPAHLAPDDFQIYTPTDVIGQHIHLVKFDVMASDGAGNGWNYEDGTLSADTVAERIHLANKAGGAFAADGNVSESGPRVPLTAPASHPRIRRAPGTAQTTVQRWWADPLISKAGKDHSLETVFTHDHFGPSSHQQHGFYGALIVEPRGSKWRDPRTGIYFGSRVADGGPTSWRADVITANPANSFREFALAFADYVPLYDECGQPVNPPNYKETHLPYAVDFESVPMPEAISAADPGGMTVNYHNEPIPHRISSRVSCKNRVHRVGPRGEMANVFRSDIHGDPYTPLMTGYQGDNIRIRLIQGSQEEQHSFTLHGNKWLKEFHDPDSGYYNAQAIGISEHFEFNLTSGLPQIIGPYETADYMYMSASNGDLWNGAWGILRTYKDRQRGLRSLADVALLAADENPKLEAVLSQGAVAGEPQAYPPLQLLDLPEEAGLEVLDPEKERDTVQDSYEVDETGQKVKARTVDHVMADRDGMMRIDKEMVLKYEALEWFGTKPVKTDSCPVGSPVRLYRVSAIDAKNWLPGKRLVYNETHDIYDPDAIIFAQDAHLAALKAGTRRPEPLILRARAGECVQVILTNRLPTLPMSKSDVWAHHSAITPYFNVNQVRMSNHVSLHPQLVSYDVNVDDGANVGLNAVQTVPPGKSRTYRWFAGEFKSSPFRTPLPWGRRTPMELGIVNLRNMADVVNHGMHGAIGALIIEPLGAIWSTDSGTEAQAYVKYPGVDGKEETFREFVALFQDDLGLHSGRPEFWDTDGLNSGTALRNTAGIDDSQDTGQKGFNYRTEPLWARLGVPPQTSPEAVNDFDLRDILSSAAHGDPATPVFTAQVNDTLRWRFGHPSGHSRQHAISMHGAEWYRNPWMLGSQSRVMGPNPSSPVISTQGGASVMQSYTMIPEYGAGGAFSVRGDYVYRDHSSFLWSHGGLWGVYRVQ, encoded by the coding sequence GTGGCCGCCGGCCTTTCCTGTCAGCAAGACAGCACCACCGCCTCCACCGAGGCCCCCTCGGGGACGGAGCCCATGGCGCCCGTCCACACGGAGAAGGTGATCTCCGAGCCCCGGAGCTTCGCCGCGCCAGCCTGCGCACGGACCATCCACGCGGACGTCGTGGCCCTGGACCAGGTCTACACCTACAACCGCCTGGGCTCCTTCAATCCCACGGGGATGGTCTACGCCCTCATGGAGGACGTGGAGGCCATCACCCCGCGGACGCGCATGGGGCCGGGCAACGTGCGGCTCAAGAAGGACAAGCGCCCTCGCCCGCTCACGCTGCGCGCCAACGTGGGCGACTGCCTCCACGTGAACTTCACCAACTGGCTGGCGCCGACGCGCGCGGCGATTCCCAGCCCCAGCGAGTCCCAGCCAGGCTCCCTCACGGGAAGCAGCTCCTCGCTCAACACCTTCCTGCGCAAGCTGCTGCCCTTGTGGGTGTGGACGCCCACGTATGACCGGGTCCTCTCGTTCATCAACCAGAAGCCCTCGGGGGGCCGCTGGTTCATGTCGGGCGAGGAGAAGGAGGCGGAGAACGACCACCGCGACAACTCCCCCGCCACGCGCCACGCCTCGCTCCACATCCAGGGCTTGCAGTACCGGAACATCCTCGCGGATGGCGCCAACGTCGGGAACAACCCCAGCAGCCTGGTGCCCTCGGGAGGAACCATCGACTACGAGTGGTACGCCGACCACGAGGGTGTCTTCTTCTTCCACAGCATGGGCGCCTCGTTCGGCGGCCAGGGCGACGGCGGCTCCACCGCGCAGGGCCTCTTCGGCGCCGTCAACGTCGAGCCCGCGGGCAGCACCTGGTACCGCTCCAAGGTGAGCGGCACGGTGCTCAAAACGGTCACCACCGGCACCAACCCGGATGGCACGCCGCTCATCGACTACAGCATGGCGGACGACAAGGGGCGGCCGTACCTGGCCATCCTGGACTCGACCTTCAAGATCCGCCACGGCGACCTGGAGGCCATCATCACCGGCTACAAGCAGACGGTGATGGGCACGAGCACGTCCATCGACCAGGGACACTTCCGCGAGCTCACCGCCATCTACCACGATGAAATCAAGGCGGTTCAGGCCTTCGACGAGCTCGAATGGAACCCGACCTTCCACAGTGTCCGTGATGGCTTCGGCATCAACTACGGCGTGGCGGGACTGGGCGCGGAGCTCATCGCGAACCGCGCGCACATCGGCCCGACCAAGGCGTGCGTGAACTGCGAATACGAGGAGTTCTTCCTCGAGTCGTGGGCCAACGGCGACCCGGCGATGAACGTGGAGCAGGACGGGCTGGGCAAGCCCGTGGCCGCGCTCTATCCGGAGGACCCGTCCAACGTGCACCACAGCTACCTGGGCGACCCGGTGCGCATCCGCAACATCCACGCGGGGCCGGCGGAGACCCACGTCTTCCACCTCCACGCGCACCAGTGGAAGTACTCGCCCAGCGTCGAGGACTCCAACTACCTCGACTCGCAGACCGTCGGCCCGGGCTCGGCCTTCACCTACGACATCAACTTCGGAGGCTCCGGCAACCGCAACCTCACCGCGGGCGACTCCATCCACCACTGCCACCTGTACCCGCACTTCGCGCAGGGAATGTGGGCGCTGTGGCGCGTGCATGACGTGTTCGAGGCCGGCACCAAGGACCGCCTGCTCCCCGACCCCGAAATCGCGGACGGCACCCCCAACCCCGCCGTCATCCCCATCCCCCAACGGGCCATGCCGCCCATGCCCACGTACGCGGACGCGGTGGTGATGACGCCCTCGGGCCCCATGACACGGCCCGCGTTCCCAGGGTTCCCCTTCTACATCCCCGGCATGACGGGACGCCGCGCGCCGCAGCCGCCGCTCGACCTGGAGTTCGACGGTGGCCTGCCTCGCCACATCGTCACCAACGCGGTGGGACCGGTGACCTACGGGCTCTCCGGGCGCTTCGACGTGGACCCGACGGCGCTCAACATCAAGCTGCTGCCGCACGATGGGACGCCCATGGAGAAGAAGGCCATGGCCTTCCACGCGGGCGACTTCCCCAGCACCCTCGGAGCCACGGCGCCCACCATCGTCCCGCTCCACAACGACCCCACCTTCGGCGAGGTCGTGAAGTACTACCCCGCGTACACGCCCCTGGGCTCCACGGGGAAGTTCCTGGTCAACGGCCGCAAGCCCGTGCCGGGAGCGCCCTTCGCGGACCCGTGTCCAGCGCGCACCAGCCAGCGCAACTACCGCGCCGCCTATCTGCAGATCGCCATGCAGCGGGTCAACCGCGCGGGATGGCATGACCCGCAGGCCCGGTTGATGGTGCTCAACGAGGACGTGGAGGCGACGCAGGACGCCCGGCGGCCTCCCGAGCCCTTCTTCTTCCGCGCCGAGTCGGGCGAGTGCATCAACTTCTACGCCACCAACCTCATCCCCGCGCACCTGGCCCCGGATGACTTCCAGATCTACACGCCCACCGACGTCATCGGTCAGCACATCCACCTGGTGAAGTTCGACGTGATGGCGTCCGACGGCGCCGGCAACGGCTGGAACTACGAGGACGGCACGCTGTCCGCGGACACGGTGGCGGAGCGCATCCACCTGGCCAACAAGGCCGGAGGTGCGTTCGCGGCGGACGGCAACGTCAGCGAGTCGGGCCCTCGGGTGCCGCTGACCGCGCCCGCATCACACCCCCGCATCCGCCGCGCGCCCGGCACCGCGCAGACCACCGTGCAGCGGTGGTGGGCGGACCCGCTCATCAGCAAGGCGGGCAAGGACCACTCGCTGGAGACCGTCTTCACCCACGACCACTTCGGCCCGTCGTCACATCAGCAACACGGTTTCTACGGCGCGCTGATTGTCGAGCCCCGAGGCTCCAAGTGGAGGGACCCTCGCACGGGCATCTACTTCGGCTCACGCGTGGCGGACGGAGGTCCGACGAGCTGGCGCGCGGACGTCATCACCGCGAACCCCGCCAACAGCTTCCGCGAGTTCGCGCTCGCGTTCGCGGACTACGTGCCCCTCTATGACGAGTGTGGGCAGCCGGTGAACCCACCCAACTACAAGGAGACGCATCTCCCCTACGCGGTGGACTTCGAGTCGGTGCCCATGCCGGAGGCCATCAGCGCGGCGGACCCGGGCGGCATGACGGTCAACTACCACAACGAGCCCATCCCCCATCGCATCTCCAGCCGGGTGAGCTGCAAGAACCGCGTGCACCGCGTGGGGCCCCGCGGCGAGATGGCCAACGTGTTCCGCTCGGACATCCACGGCGACCCGTACACGCCGCTGATGACGGGCTACCAGGGCGACAACATCCGCATCCGCCTCATCCAGGGCTCACAGGAGGAGCAGCACTCCTTCACCTTGCACGGCAACAAGTGGCTCAAGGAGTTTCATGACCCGGACAGCGGCTACTACAACGCCCAGGCCATCGGCATCTCCGAGCACTTCGAGTTCAACCTGACCAGCGGCCTGCCTCAAATCATCGGTCCGTACGAGACGGCGGACTACATGTACATGAGCGCGTCCAACGGCGACCTGTGGAATGGCGCGTGGGGCATCCTCCGGACGTACAAGGACCGGCAGCGCGGGCTGCGCTCGTTGGCGGACGTGGCGCTGCTCGCCGCGGACGAGAACCCCAAGCTGGAGGCCGTGCTCTCGCAGGGCGCCGTCGCGGGAGAGCCCCAGGCCTATCCCCCGCTCCAGCTCCTCGACCTGCCCGAGGAGGCGGGCCTCGAGGTGTTGGACCCGGAGAAGGAACGCGACACCGTCCAGGACTCGTACGAGGTGGATGAGACGGGCCAGAAGGTGAAGGCGCGCACCGTCGACCACGTCATGGCGGACCGCGACGGGATGATGCGCATCGACAAGGAGATGGTGCTCAAGTACGAGGCGCTCGAGTGGTTCGGCACCAAGCCCGTCAAGACGGACTCGTGCCCCGTGGGCTCACCGGTGCGGCTGTACCGGGTCTCCGCCATCGACGCGAAGAACTGGTTGCCCGGCAAGCGGCTCGTCTACAACGAGACCCACGACATCTACGACCCGGACGCCATCATCTTCGCGCAGGACGCGCACCTGGCCGCGCTGAAGGCCGGCACGCGCAGACCGGAGCCCCTCATCCTCCGCGCCCGCGCGGGTGAATGCGTGCAGGTCATCCTGACCAACCGGCTGCCGACCCTCCCGATGTCGAAGTCGGATGTCTGGGCGCACCACTCCGCCATCACTCCGTACTTCAACGTCAACCAGGTGCGGATGTCGAACCACGTGTCGCTGCATCCGCAGCTCGTCAGCTACGACGTGAACGTGGACGACGGCGCCAACGTGGGCCTCAACGCCGTGCAGACGGTGCCGCCCGGCAAGTCGCGCACGTACCGATGGTTCGCCGGTGAGTTCAAGAGCTCGCCGTTCAGGACGCCGCTCCCCTGGGGCCGCAGGACGCCCATGGAGCTGGGCATCGTCAACCTCCGCAACATGGCGGACGTGGTGAACCACGGCATGCACGGCGCCATCGGCGCGCTCATCATCGAGCCGCTCGGAGCCATCTGGAGCACCGACTCCGGCACCGAGGCCCAGGCCTACGTCAAGTACCCGGGAGTGGACGGCAAGGAGGAGACCTTCCGCGAGTTCGTCGCGCTCTTCCAGGACGACCTGGGCCTGCACAGCGGGCGTCCGGAGTTCTGGGACACGGATGGGCTGAACAGCGGCACCGCGCTGCGCAACACGGCCGGCATCGACGACTCGCAGGACACCGGACAGAAGGGCTTCAACTACCGCACCGAGCCGCTGTGGGCCCGGCTCGGCGTGCCGCCCCAGACCAGCCCGGAGGCCGTGAACGACTTCGACCTGCGAGACATCCTCAGCTCCGCGGCGCACGGGGACCCGGCCACGCCGGTGTTCACCGCGCAGGTCAACGACACGCTGCGCTGGCGGTTCGGCCATCCCTCCGGCCACTCGCGGCAGCACGCCATCTCCATGCATGGCGCGGAGTGGTACCGCAACCCGTGGATGCTGGGCAGCCAGTCGCGCGTCATGGGGCCCAATCCCTCCTCGCCCGTCATCTCCACGCAAGGCGGCGCGTCGGTGATGCAGTCGTACACGATGATTCCCGAGTACGGCGCCGGTGGCGCGTTCAGCGTCCGAGGCGACTACGTCTACCGGGACCACTCCAGCTTCCTGTGGAGCCACGGCGGACTGTGGGGCGTGTACCGGGTGCAGTAG
- a CDS encoding YncE family protein: MRKSHVILATGLLFVGALAAVGWKFRPRAQPSLSETTPPLVTAPPVSAEREGVQVRFDLSLRPRPLEAAAGAPVQGTARFALTDAKSGAPLQGRRVLGWMSQRAPDAGPLDDAACKERVKTYLGGLLATRAEVDLNAYWFLTLNHDQSLSVINPQIAFERTKLHSLVSVGGEVADWALLKDRSALYVTVPSGDSVSVVDLERFLTTRTVRVGQRPGRVVVAPDGRTAWVSNDADGTVSVIDTTAHAEVAALKVGDGRHEVAFSDEGRTAWLTSTEEDVLTAVDVASREVLGTVTVGTGAGDVAWSTVARAVFVAQPSSHEVLLVDPVRREVSQRIPVKPGLGALRFDRTGRWAFLLHPQEGGVDIIDAARGQVAHALTGFAAPDSVTFTDAFAYVRNTTSGRVSLVELSTLEGTGKPSVINVTMGQHAPSEARDLGRSDPIAALPEGNGVIVAGTADRALYLYQEGMMAPRGTHLNYGREPRAVMVLDRSLREVESGVYSTQAMVRENGTYDVAFLLDNPRAIVCMEWKVGGVPEDAALSKKLSLTLTPRFDPKAVLTAGVSTPLRFKLEPTPGMNAQPVRPEEIRVLMFKQPGTWQWRIEPRLTAEGDFEVDFTPPSSGQYKFVVGVESRNIDLGRLPHFTLPVVEAPASVTASASEVHR, from the coding sequence ATGCGCAAGAGCCACGTCATCCTCGCCACGGGCCTGCTCTTCGTGGGAGCCCTCGCCGCCGTTGGATGGAAGTTCCGTCCGCGCGCGCAGCCTTCTCTTTCTGAAACCACGCCGCCCCTCGTCACCGCGCCGCCGGTCTCCGCCGAGCGCGAAGGTGTCCAGGTGCGCTTCGACCTTTCACTGCGCCCGCGTCCCCTCGAGGCGGCGGCGGGTGCCCCCGTGCAAGGCACCGCGCGCTTCGCCCTCACGGATGCGAAGAGCGGGGCCCCGCTTCAGGGACGGCGCGTCCTCGGGTGGATGTCCCAGCGTGCGCCGGACGCCGGACCGCTGGACGACGCGGCCTGCAAGGAGCGCGTGAAGACCTACCTGGGCGGACTGCTGGCGACGCGCGCGGAGGTGGACCTGAATGCCTACTGGTTCCTCACGCTCAACCACGACCAGTCGTTGTCCGTCATCAACCCGCAGATTGCCTTTGAGCGCACCAAGCTGCACAGCCTGGTCTCCGTGGGCGGCGAGGTCGCGGACTGGGCCCTGTTGAAGGACCGCTCCGCGCTCTACGTCACGGTGCCCTCCGGCGACAGCGTGTCCGTGGTGGACCTGGAGCGCTTCCTCACGACGCGGACGGTGCGCGTGGGCCAGCGTCCGGGCCGCGTCGTGGTGGCGCCCGACGGACGAACGGCCTGGGTGAGCAACGACGCGGATGGCACGGTGAGCGTCATCGACACCACGGCCCACGCGGAGGTCGCGGCGCTGAAGGTCGGCGACGGCCGTCACGAGGTGGCCTTCTCCGATGAAGGACGCACCGCCTGGCTCACCAGCACGGAGGAGGACGTGCTGACCGCCGTGGACGTGGCCTCGCGCGAGGTCCTCGGCACCGTGACGGTGGGGACTGGTGCGGGCGATGTGGCGTGGAGCACGGTGGCTCGCGCCGTCTTCGTGGCCCAGCCGTCCTCTCATGAAGTGCTGCTGGTGGACCCGGTGCGGCGCGAGGTGTCGCAGCGCATCCCCGTGAAGCCGGGACTCGGCGCGCTGCGCTTCGACCGCACGGGCCGCTGGGCGTTCCTCCTCCACCCCCAGGAGGGCGGCGTGGACATCATCGACGCCGCGCGGGGGCAGGTCGCGCACGCGTTGACCGGGTTCGCGGCGCCGGACTCCGTGACGTTCACGGACGCGTTCGCCTACGTGCGCAACACCACCAGCGGGCGCGTGTCCCTGGTGGAATTGAGCACGCTGGAGGGGACGGGCAAGCCCTCGGTCATCAACGTGACCATGGGCCAGCACGCCCCCTCCGAGGCGCGAGACCTGGGCCGCTCCGACCCCATCGCCGCGCTTCCAGAGGGCAATGGCGTCATCGTCGCGGGCACCGCTGACCGCGCCCTCTACCTCTACCAGGAGGGAATGATGGCGCCGCGAGGCACGCACCTGAACTACGGCCGAGAGCCTCGCGCGGTGATGGTGCTGGACCGCTCCCTGCGCGAGGTGGAGTCCGGTGTCTATTCCACGCAGGCCATGGTGCGCGAGAACGGCACCTATGACGTGGCCTTCCTCCTCGACAATCCGCGCGCCATCGTCTGCATGGAGTGGAAGGTGGGCGGTGTCCCCGAGGACGCGGCGCTCTCGAAGAAGCTCTCGCTGACCCTCACGCCCCGCTTCGACCCCAAGGCAGTGCTCACGGCGGGAGTCTCGACGCCACTGCGATTCAAGCTGGAGCCCACCCCCGGGATGAACGCCCAGCCCGTGAGGCCCGAGGAGATTCGGGTCCTGATGTTCAAGCAACCCGGCACCTGGCAGTGGCGCATCGAGCCGCGCCTCACCGCGGAGGGAGACTTCGAGGTCGACTTCACGCCGCCGTCGTCGGGCCAGTACAAGTTCGTGGTGGGCGTCGAGAGCCGGAACATCGACCTGGGCCGTCTGCCGCACTTCACGCTTCCGGTCGTCGAGGCACCTGCCTCGGTGACCGCCTCCGCCTCCGAGGTCCACCGATGA
- a CDS encoding SCO family protein, whose amino-acid sequence MKPRMPSSWKSAVLVLLLIGGLPALAAEPRANTSLDVEVPDVELVDQTGRTVKLWTDLVRGHTVAINFIFTRCKTICSPMTATMARVQKELGTGSNVRFISITLDVANDTPERMAKFAEPFKPGPGWSFLTGEPAKVKQALVALGGYVPDKEAHRPTVLVGNAVSDTWTRVDGLGSPSTLLAAVREAEAASSGPSELEPQEADARAQDAASARYFTNTELVDQHGKTHRFYEDLVRGRKVLINFAFTSCKGACSPITKHLAQVQEKLGGRVGKDITMITLSVDPANDTPKSLGVFTQKMGVKPGWYFLTGARENISLVLKKLGGYVVDPDAHNTTLLIGDAATGMWVKSPAMARVENIVYAVEHLNDPR is encoded by the coding sequence ATGAAGCCCCGCATGCCGTCGTCCTGGAAGTCCGCCGTCCTGGTGCTGCTCCTCATCGGCGGCCTCCCCGCGCTCGCCGCCGAGCCCAGGGCCAACACGTCCCTCGACGTGGAGGTGCCCGACGTGGAGCTGGTGGACCAGACGGGCCGCACCGTGAAGCTGTGGACGGACCTGGTGCGTGGACACACCGTGGCCATCAACTTCATCTTCACGCGCTGCAAGACCATCTGCTCGCCGATGACCGCGACGATGGCGCGCGTGCAGAAGGAGCTGGGGACTGGAAGCAACGTGCGCTTCATCTCCATCACCCTCGACGTGGCGAACGACACCCCGGAGCGGATGGCGAAGTTCGCCGAGCCCTTCAAGCCGGGCCCCGGCTGGTCCTTCCTCACCGGTGAGCCCGCGAAGGTGAAGCAGGCGCTGGTGGCGCTCGGAGGCTATGTGCCGGACAAGGAGGCGCACCGCCCCACCGTGCTCGTGGGCAATGCCGTCTCGGACACCTGGACGCGCGTGGATGGACTGGGCAGTCCCAGCACCCTCCTCGCCGCCGTGCGCGAGGCGGAGGCGGCCTCCTCCGGCCCCTCCGAGCTGGAGCCCCAGGAGGCGGACGCTCGCGCCCAGGATGCCGCCTCCGCGCGGTACTTCACCAACACGGAGCTGGTGGACCAGCACGGCAAGACGCACCGCTTCTACGAGGACCTGGTGCGCGGACGGAAGGTCCTCATCAACTTCGCCTTCACCTCATGCAAGGGCGCGTGCTCGCCCATCACGAAGCACCTGGCGCAGGTGCAGGAGAAGCTCGGCGGGCGCGTGGGCAAGGACATCACGATGATCACCCTCTCGGTGGACCCCGCCAATGACACCCCCAAGAGCCTGGGCGTCTTCACCCAGAAGATGGGCGTCAAGCCAGGCTGGTACTTCCTCACGGGCGCTCGCGAGAACATCTCGCTCGTGCTCAAGAAGCTGGGGGGCTACGTGGTGGACCCCGATGCGCACAACACCACGTTGCTCATCGGCGACGCGGCCACGGGCATGTGGGTGAAGTCTCCAGCGATGGCTCGCGTGGAGAACATCGTCTACGCCGTCGAGCACCTGAACGACCCGAGGTAG
- a CDS encoding ABC transporter substrate-binding protein, which translates to MLRARWFLVAVASVWLGCKKPEAAPLPADPKVAKQGRALFQRGKSVRGTPLTGFLAPERVELSGEVAACARCHGPSGRGSAEGGVAVPDISPGALGHSRTKAVGELEDRSRPAYTRDALLRAITEGLSSSGRTLGVTMPRYVLSPTEQDELLAYLEQLGEHPDPGISPTSLTVGAALPLTGRLGPIGHEAAAVVRAVFADVNASGGIFRRKLELVVEDDAAHVEAAHSDATTRLLERGVLALVASMRRGPLPSDARLTEEGAPLILPLALNGGTSDEDSPVFFLHPDEPTLARLAVQSLARAHESELRRKPLLVVHTGGDLGKAWASAARDELARRELHPPQELTLSDSPLPVDRWASEPPLAVLYSGTPEGLDTLLRGLERRALATRVFAPASLAIPQVVGRSTAHVHFLYPAGLGERAPDLEDFTAFMKRHDLRPGHTAFQLGAYAAARVLVEALTRAGAEVTRASLTQHLEALRDFDTGVSPPVTFGVNRRVGIQGAQLATLDATTGQLVAVSGWIPLSP; encoded by the coding sequence ATGCTGCGTGCACGGTGGTTCCTGGTGGCCGTGGCCTCGGTGTGGCTGGGGTGCAAGAAGCCGGAGGCCGCGCCCCTCCCCGCGGACCCGAAGGTGGCGAAGCAAGGGCGCGCGCTCTTCCAGCGAGGCAAGAGCGTGCGAGGCACACCCCTCACGGGCTTCCTCGCCCCCGAGCGCGTGGAGCTGAGCGGCGAAGTGGCGGCCTGTGCCCGGTGCCATGGCCCCTCCGGGAGAGGCAGCGCGGAGGGGGGCGTGGCGGTTCCGGACATCTCACCGGGAGCCCTGGGACACTCACGCACGAAGGCAGTGGGTGAGCTCGAGGACCGCTCGCGCCCCGCGTACACGAGGGACGCTCTGCTGCGCGCCATCACCGAGGGCCTCTCCTCCAGCGGCCGGACGCTGGGGGTCACCATGCCTCGGTACGTGCTGAGCCCCACGGAGCAGGACGAGCTGCTCGCCTACCTGGAGCAGCTCGGCGAACATCCGGACCCTGGCATCTCTCCCACCTCTCTCACGGTGGGCGCGGCGCTTCCGCTCACGGGCAGACTCGGGCCCATCGGGCACGAAGCCGCCGCCGTGGTGCGCGCGGTGTTCGCGGACGTGAATGCCAGCGGTGGCATCTTCCGCAGGAAGCTGGAGCTGGTGGTGGAGGATGACGCCGCCCACGTCGAGGCGGCACACAGCGATGCCACCACGCGACTCCTCGAGCGCGGCGTGCTCGCGCTCGTGGCCAGCATGCGGCGAGGCCCCCTGCCCTCGGATGCACGGCTCACCGAGGAAGGCGCACCGCTCATCCTGCCCCTGGCCCTGAACGGCGGAACCTCCGACGAAGACAGTCCCGTGTTCTTCCTCCATCCGGACGAGCCCACGCTCGCGCGGCTCGCGGTGCAATCCCTCGCGCGTGCGCACGAATCCGAGCTGCGCCGCAAGCCGCTGCTCGTCGTCCATACCGGTGGAGACCTCGGGAAGGCGTGGGCCTCGGCGGCGAGGGATGAACTGGCGCGGCGAGAGCTGCACCCGCCCCAGGAGCTGACCCTCTCCGATTCGCCGCTGCCTGTGGATCGCTGGGCCTCCGAACCCCCGCTCGCGGTGCTGTACTCAGGGACGCCCGAGGGCCTGGACACGTTGCTGCGCGGACTCGAACGACGAGCTCTCGCGACCCGAGTGTTCGCCCCCGCGAGCCTCGCGATTCCACAGGTCGTGGGCCGCTCGACGGCTCACGTCCACTTCCTCTACCCCGCGGGGCTGGGAGAGCGGGCCCCCGACCTCGAGGACTTCACCGCGTTCATGAAGCGCCATGACCTGCGACCGGGACACACCGCGTTCCAGTTGGGTGCCTATGCGGCCGCCCGCGTGCTGGTGGAGGCGCTCACTCGCGCGGGCGCGGAGGTGACTCGCGCCAGCCTGACGCAACACCTGGAGGCCCTGCGCGACTTCGACACGGGGGTCTCTCCTCCCGTCACCTTCGGCGTCAACCGGCGCGTCGGCATCCAAGGCGCGCAGCTCGCGACATTGGACGCCACGACGGGTCAGCTCGTCGCCGTGTCCGGCTGGATACCGCTGTCACCCTGA